A single window of Salvia splendens isolate huo1 chromosome 8, SspV2, whole genome shotgun sequence DNA harbors:
- the LOC121745144 gene encoding T-complex protein 1 subunit eta-like: protein MASMMQPQIILLKEGTDTSQGKPQLISNINACVAVADVVRTTLGPRGMDKLIHDDKGNTTISNDGATIMKLLDIVHPAAKILVDIAKSQDTEVGDGTTTVVLLAGEFLKEAKPFIEDGVHPQNLIRSYRTASSLAIEKIKELAVSIEGKSLEEKKSLLAKCAATTLSSKLIGGEKEFFATMAVDAVLAIGAEDRLNMIGMKKVPGGTMRDSFLVNGVAFKKTFSYAGFEQQPKKFLNPKILLLNIELELKSEKENAEIRLSDPLQYQSIVDAEWNIIYDKLDKCVKSGAKVVLSRLAIGDLATQYFADRDIFCAGRVAEEDLHRVAAAAGGTVQTTVNNVIDEVLGTCDVFEEKQVGNERFNIFSGCPSGRTATIVLRGGADQFIEEAERSLHDAIMIVRRALKNSSVVAGGGAIDMEISRYLRQHARTIAGKSQLFINSYAKALEVIPRQLCDNAGFDATDVLNKLRQKHALPSGEGAPYGVDINTGGIADSFANFVWEPAVIKLNAINAATEAACLVLSVDETVKNPKSESAQGDAAAMGGGRGRGRGGYGGRGMRRR, encoded by the exons ATGGCCTCTATGATG CAACCACAAATTATACTGCTCAAGGAAGGCACTGATACATCTCAAGGAAAACCACAATTAATAAGCAATATAAATGCATGTGTTGCTGTGGCGGATGTTGTGCGAACTACCCTTGGTCCAAGGGGCATGGACAAATTGATCCATGACGATAAGGGGAATACCACCATCTCTAATGATGGTGCCACCATTATGAAGCTTCTTGACATTGTTCATCCTGCTGCCAAGATCCTTGTTGACATTGCAAAGTCTCAAGATACCGAg GTCGGTGATGGGACCACTACAGTTGTTCTGCTTGCAGGAGAGTTCCTAAAGGAAGCAAAGCCTTTTATTGAAGATGGTGTTCATCCTCAAAACCTTATAAGAAGTTATCGCACAGCTTCTTCTTTG GCAATTGAGAAGATCAAAGAGTTAGCTGTTAGCATAGAAGGTAAAAGCttagaagaaaagaaaagtttATTGGCAAAATGTGCTGCTACAACACTATCTTCGAAGCTTATTGGGGGTGAAAAGGAGTTTTTTGCAACTATGGCTGTGGATGCTGTTCTTGCTATTGGAGCTGAAGATAGGTTAAACATGATTGGGATGAAAAAG GTTCCTGGAGGTACGATGAGGGATTCTTTTCTTGTGAATGGTGTAGCCTTTAAAAAGACATTCTCTTATGCTGGTTTTGAGCAGCAACCAAAAAAGTTTCTAAATCCTAAGATACTTCTTCTTAACATTGAACTAGAGCTAAAATCAGAGAAAGAAAACGCAGAGATCAG GTTGTCAGACCCATTGCAGTACCAGTCAATCGTAGATGCCGAATGGAATATCATTTATGATAAACTGGATAAATGTGTGAAGAGTGGAGCTAAAGTTGTTCTGTCACGGCTTGCTATTGGTGATCTGGCAACTCAG TATTTTGCAGACCGTGACATCTTTTGTGCTGGTCGGGTCGCTGAGGAAGATCTACATCGGGTTGCAGCAGCTGCTGGTGGAACTGTTCAGACAACTGTGAACAACGTTATTGATGAG gtccttgGTACTTGTGACGTATTTGAAGAGAAGCAAGTTGGAAATGAGCGGTTTAATATATTTAGTGGATGTCCCTCTGGCAGGACTGCGACAATTGTTCTCCGTGGTGGTGCAGATCAG TTTATTGAGGAGGCAGAACGGAGTTTGCATGATGCTATTATGATTGTCAGAAGGGCTCTGAAGAACTCAAGTGTAGTTGCTGGTGGTGGTGCTATTGAT ATGGAGATTAGCAGGTACTTGAGGCAGCATGCACGCACCATAGCTGGGAAGTCGCAGCTCTTTATAAACTCCTATGCCAAAGCCCTTGAG GTAATCCCACGACAATTGTGTGATAATGCTGGTTTTGATGCAACTGATGTGCTCAACAAACTGAGACAAAAACATGCCCTTCCATCCG GAGAGGGTGCACCTTACGGTGTAGACATCAATACTGGTGGAATTGCAGATTCATTCGCCAACTTTGTGTGGGAACCAGCAGTTATCAAG CTAAATGCCATAAACGCAGCTACTGAAGCTGCTTGCCTTGTCTTAAGTGTCGATGAAACTGTCAAAAACCCCAAG TCTGAGAGCGCTCAAGGTGATGCCGCTGCTATGGGAGGAGGTCGAGGTCGAGGAAGAGGTGGCTACGGTGGTCGTGGAATGAGGAGGCGATAA